The Mycobacterium sp. SMC-8 genome segment ACGCAACAACGACATCGATTTCGGCGCGCAAAACGTCAAATCGAACCCGTGCACCGACCCCTCACGGAAGGCCCGGCCAACCTCACCGCAGGGCGCCACCCCGTCGTCGAGCCACCGGGTTACCACGTCCAGATCGGCGTCGCCGCCGAGCGCCTCGACACGCGTCAACCCGACCAGTTCGGCGGCGCGCTGCGCGTCCTCACCGACCACCAACCATGTCGGCAACCGGGTCTCCGACTCGCTGTAGTACTCGCCGAGGCCGCCGTTTCGAGCACGATCATCACGCGCCGCAGCCGTCGCCTCACGGGCGGTGTCGACGTAATACGACACCGACCAGCGGCCCAGCTTCGCGATCGTCAGCACCCGCGCCCAACACCTCCCAACCCGGCCACCCACGGGCCAGGGAGCTCGCCGCCAGGCGCGCTCCCGCCTATGATCGCACAACTTGTGCAAATGTGCCATGGTGTTGAGGCGCTGGGACAAGGTGAGCACTGTGGGGCCTGAACTGGTGTGGGGCGGTGGGGGTATCGAAGGGAAATGGGCTGGCTGTGGGTGAGCAGAGGAGAAGGTGGGGTTGACAACAACGAGGTATCGGGCGGGGCGAAGAGACAGGAGAAGGAATCAAGTAGCGCTGCGGAGTGGTGAAGAAGAAACACACGCGGGCGCGCCCGGTGTCACCGCCCGAAACTTAGGCACACTAGTTAGGTTGGCTTGAAAAGTGCGGGAGCAGTTAGCGCGCCGTTTCGGAACCGCTGGGCGCGTCGTCGTCGACGAGGCGATCGAGGTGACGGAAGAAGGCCTCGGCGTCGGCGTGCTCGGTGCACTCCTCGCGCCGCCAGCGCCGCACCGCAGCTGACCGAGTAATAGCCTGCTCGGGTTCGTTGGGAAGGGCGGCGCCATGGGCTCGACGATAGACCGTCGCGCGTGTGCGTCTGAACGCGCGCACGGAGTGCGCGCAGGGCGGGTGCGTTGTGTGCGTTCGGTGAGCACCTGGCGGATGTGTTCGCGGGCGGCGGCGATGCGTGCCTGCGCTGCGTCGGTGAGCGTCGCCCTGGCCGGCGTCTGGTCGATGCGGGTGGCGGCGTAGCCGCCACCTCGGCGGTGCTGGTGGTGTGGTCCAGGTGAGCCGGCGTAGACGGCTGGACAGAAATGCGCCGGGACTGGTGATCTCGTCGGGCCAGTTCCAACCGCGGGTTCGCATGTCGGCGTCCAAGGCATCGGTGATTGCGCGTGCCGACCACAGCGCCGGGTCGATGCCCGCGGCGGTAAGCGCGTCGCAGATAGCGCCGATGTGGCCGCGGCCCAGACCGTGGGTACACGCGACCAGTTCGGCGGCGAGCCGCTGGGCGGCAAGTGGTCGCGGCGTGGTGCGCCAGTGCCGCGCTGGATTGGGTTTTTGTTGGGGACTATTGGCGGCGTGTGCGCGTGCGCGCACGCTTGGTGAGTTGCTCCCTACGGGAGATAAAAGACCATCACCGCCTGACGGCGGTAGGTGGAAATCGTGCACAGGCTGATCGTCGGCCGGCCGGGGGTCCCGGCGCGACACCAGGTGGTACACCGAGGGGCGCCGGCCCACGCTGGGGGTGGTTGGCGAGCCGTGGCCGCGCTGTGCCTCCACGGCCCAGCGCGACACTCGCAGCACCCGCCACGCCGCGGTCACCGTGCGCACGTCACAGCCCACTGTGTCGGCGATGGTGGCGCGAGTGACCGCCACGTGGCGGCCGGTGGCGTGATCGGCGTGCTCGGCCATCACCGCCGCGATCGCCAACAACGTGGCCGCGGTCATCGACACCCGCTGCTCCGCGCACAGCTGGGCCAGCGCCGGTGACTGCGCCCACCGCCGCAGACCGTCCAACCATGACGCGCGACTCGTCCACATGGGCGCGCGATGTCCGACCGCGCTCGCGCCCGCGCGCAGCACCCAGTCCCGCCGACCCTGCGCCGTCTGGGCGCGCTCGACGTGCGGGCTGTGCGCGGCATGGACCGCCCCGCCGAGCGGCGTCGGTGAAGAACACGCCCGATGAGTCGGTCGGGCGGTGAGAAGATCACGATTCGCGCACTTGCTGCGCGGCGTATCTGGTACTGCGGGCAGGCGTGCGCTACCGTGAGACGAGTCCAGCAAGACACGTCCCTTTCAGGGGCAACGGGTGCGGACCCGGACCTGAGTTGGCGCTCAGGTCAGTACCTCAGACAAGGCCCCTACGGGGGCCTTCGTCATGTCAGCGGGCGAATCCGCACACCAGCTATTGAGATGTCACATCTGCCAAGGCCCAGCCGTCGAGCACGGAACAAACGAACTTGGTGGCCAGGCCCTGGCGGGGTCTCACATCGCCAGCGGCAAAACCTCCTCTACGCGATTGAGTGTGCGGGCGTACTGGGGTAGCCCGACATGGACCGCGAGGACGTCAGCGATGTGCGGGGAAACTTTGTGGTCGGGTGCTTCTGCCGTGAGCCGTTCAGATACCTCGCGGTGCGGGCGGACCATGATCCGGCCGTATTTATCACCCCGAAGCGCCTCGATCTGTCGGGTGGAGTTGATCGACGGCTGGTTTAGTTCTCGGACATGCTGGGGCAGCCCGACATACAAAGCGAGTACGTCTGCGACGTATTGCATAACCGAGGAGGCGCTGGCCTCTGAGGCCATTTCGACGATGCGTTGAGTGACCGCGGGATGGGTTTTGACCATGTGCGCTGCGCGGTCACCTTTGCTTGGACGAGCCATATTGCCCACTCTGTCAGTCGAGGGGTTTTGGAAACGCGCGACACGCCGATGCGGACAGATCATGGCCAATCCCGAGCGGCTACGGCCAGGTCCGGGTTGTTCACCCTTGTATGACTGACGCGAAAACAAATCGATCAATAGCAGTCATCACGTGAACGCTTCATTTGAACTTTGTTGTCTGACTTGGGCGTTGGGGTGTTCGGCGCGTGCTTTTGTCAGTGCGCGCCAATACGCTGGCCCAAAAAGCCAGCGACCTCAGCGAGGGGGAAGACGTGCAGCATCCGCCAGCCGATCTCGGCGGCCCACCGCCCTCGGCCCCGAACCGTCTGGGGCGAGGCGGACTCATCGCCATCGTCGCTGCCACAGCTCTGATCTCCGCCGGGCTGGGAACCGCTATCGGAGCCATGGCCATCAAGTCCTCATCGCCCGATGCCGCCGCGCAGGCTGTTCAGCCCGCAAATGATGCAGGTGCATCAGCCAGCGGCGACACCCACGCCCAGGACGTCGGGCTGTGCACGCGCTACGCCACCATCAACAGCGCGATGCCGAGAAAGGACAAGAACGCGGCCGAACTGCTGCCCGGTGTGGGCGCGTTAGAGACGGCTCTGCATGAGTTCCCCAGCGCGAGTCCCCAGATTCGAGAAGCGGTGGCAGAACTGGTGTCGGTCTACTACGCACGGATGGCCGCGTACGCACCCGTCCGCACGCGTGGGCTGGCTGAACCGCGACCGCACAGCGCAGCAGAGGAGAACGCAGCGAGTGACCGTGTGTGGAAGATTTGTGGTCTCGGCTGAGTCTGTCGTGCATTGTGCGCACAGCCCGAACACCCAACGGAGGCAATAGAAATGCCCGCAGCATCGGGACAGTCAGCCAACAACATCCAGGTCGAGGCGCAGGCGCTCATCGCCGACGGTGCCAACACCGCGGCCGAGGCAGGGGCGGGCGGGGTAGGTGTCAGCGGTGGCGGCGCTGGTGATATTCAGCGTCCGCCGGGTGTGGCCGCCGCGATGGCGATCGGTGAGTTCTGGCCGAGCATCTCCGAGAACGACATTCAGCGTGTGGTCGATGAGCACCGGGCCGCTGAGCAGCGGTTGTCCGACTACGGCGACACGCTCAAACGCAAACGGTCCGAGAGTCCAAACCTCTTGCAGGGGCAGGCCGGCGATGCGCGGGTCGAACGGCTCACCGAGATGATGAATCATGCCTACGCCGTGGCGGATCATCTCGGTTCGAAAGCCGTTACCGGGGAGTCCTACAAGAGCACGGTGGTCGGGCTGAAAACAGACCTAACGCGCATCGGGGATGCCGCTCAAAAGGCTTGGGAGGCAGCACAAACGGCCAAGACACCGTTCTCTGTTGCCCCATACAAAACAGAAGCGGCAACAGCACAGTCCGTCGCACTGGGAGACATCGCCGCGACCCCGCCACCGACCCCTATGCCGGGCGAGGACAGCCCGCGTGACGGAACACAGGCAGGGCCAACAACCACCGAAAACGAATCTGCCGTGGACGAGCCGCGAGAGAAAGCCGACCGCGACTTGGGGTCGGCGGCGGACACGGTAAGCGACGCCAAGGGGGCCGGGGATGAACACCTCCAGGGTGACCAAGCGAGAGTCGCTGACGAAGTGGTCGAGGTGGATCACACAGCCACCGGCAACGAGTTTGCGGACGCACCAGCGCCAGTAGCTGGCGAGGTCGAGCGACCCGTGACGCCCCTGGCCAGTCCCGTCACGTCGCCTACAGCTATACCCCAGATGGGCAATGCGGGCAGCGGGGTGGGCTCGGGCATGGGCGGCGTGGGCTCGGTACGGCCGCCGCAAATGCCGACCGGTTTGAATCCGTTGAGCGGGAGTTCGTTGAAGGATGCGGCGACGGCTCCGGCGTCGTCGATGTCGGAGGCGCTGTCGAGTAATCCGAATTTGTCGAGTGCGGCGAGTAGTTTCCAGTCGGGTTTGGCGTCGGGTATGGGCGCTTCGGGCGCGGTGTCTCCGACACCATCGTTGGAGAAGTTCGCCGGCCCGCATCCTTCTTCGGCGGCGGCGTCGCCCGGTGGTGGGCAGGTTCCGGTGGTTCCTGCTCAGGGAGGGGGCGCGCCGACCCCGGCACCGGCCGCGCCGGGTGCACCGGCCCCGGCCGGCGGCGGCGGTATGGCACCGGTTCCTCCTGGCGGCGGTGGTGGGGGTGGTCTGATGCCGTATGTGCCGCCCGGTGGCGGTGGTGGTGCTCCGGCACCGAGTGCGGCGACGTTGCCGACCTCGGCTCAGCCGCCAGGCACGTCAGCGCCGCCGCAGCAGAGCGCTGGTGGGCCGCCGGTTGTGGCGTCGAGTTCTGGGTCTGGTGCGGCGGCTGGTGCTGTGGCGGCGGGCGAGCCGCTGCCGAGTGCGGAGCTGGTGTTGGCGCGGCGGATTCTCGATGGTCTGGTGCGCGGTACCGAAGTGCGGAAGGAGTTGCTGAACGGCGGCTGGGTGGAGTGGGCGGTGTCGGTGCTGGCGTTGCCGACCGGTCAGGTGGTGGCGATCGCCTCGACGGTTGGCGACGGTGCCTATGTGCCGCCCGGTGTGGTGATCCCGGCCTCGGCGACGTTGGCGGTCTATGACCACGCACTGCCGATCGACTGGGCGCACCGGTTCGTCGGGGTCCGTGCTGCGGCGAAGCTGCTGGCGGCGCACGCCGAGGAGCTGGCGCGGGTGACCGATGTTCGGCCGCGCGCGCTGGTGAGCTCGGAGCTGGGGTGCAACAGCCACGGGAGTGGGTGGGCGAGTTTGAGGCGGTGCGTGACGCCGATATCCGCCGATCGCCGGGTGAGGCGCCAACGGCTGGTGGTGGCTACCGGCATCGCTTGGAGGCGGTGGCACCGGATATCTGGGCCAAGACGCAGCTGGTGCTGGGTGAGGCGATGTGGCGGCGGGTGGCCGAGGCGGTCGCGCAGACGGTGCTGGACGAGGCCAAGGCTGTGGAGGCGGATCGACCGCCGATGACCCCGCCGCTGGTGGACCCCTACGACCGGCGTGAGGTGGTGGAGCGGCTGGGCGCGGGCCAGCCTGTCGACTGGGATGCCCACCATAAGCACGTCGCGGAGCGCGGCGTGCTGCACCCGGATGGGGTGCTGGACGCCGACGAGTCTGATGTGTCCGAGGCCCAGCGCGGGTTCTACCGGCACTTTTACCGGTCAGCGCTGATCGTTGAAATGTTGGGATGCTGGCGGGACCAGCCGGTGTCGTTGCCCGATGTCGCCTACTGCGGCTGGGCCGCCGGGTTCGGGCATGCCGTCGACGGAGCGTTAAACCAGGCCCTCGCGGTGCTCGAACCGGGGCAGCGCCGATGAGCAGCCTGAAGGAGTGGGCCTGGCACAAAACCGGGCGGGCGGTGTTGTGGGCGCTGCTGGAAGCTGCCCGTGACGGCGAACTCGAAGAGGACTGGCGGGTGATGTGGGCGGACCGGACCGCTGCGGCGCTGCGGGTAGCCCGCGCAGGCGACCCGGACTGGTGGCGGGGCGATGCGGCGCGCCATATCCGGGCGGTGTCGCCGGGGCAGGGTTGGCCCCGGGTGGGTCCGGTGATACCTCGCCCGGCTCCAATACCAGTGGAGATACCTCGCCTGGGTCCGGGGCTGCCCGGCTTTGACGTAATCGCTGTGCGGCGAACGGCGGCCGCGGCTGCGGCTACCGCCGAGCCGGTGGGGCCGAGCCAGGAGGCAGGCGAAAAGGTGCTGTTGGCACTGCGTGACCTGGCCGACAACGACGCCGAGGCCTGGTGGGCGTGGGAACCAGCCCGCGCGGGGGAGGTGAGTGCAGGCCAGGCGCTGCGGGCTTGGTGGTGTGCGGCGCTGGAGGTGGTCGGCGTCGAGGAGGCCGAGGAGCTTGTGCAGAGCAGAGAGCGTGCAGAGCGGATGCTCCAGCAGCGCGAGGGCCACGGCGATATCGCCGTGCTCCAGGGGATGAAGGTGTGGACCCGCCAGGCGGACGGTGTCCGCGAGTTGGCGCAGCAGCGCCGCGACCTGATCACCGAAAGCGCCACCGCGGCGGCCACAACATTGCACCGGGCGACATTGCAGCGGGCGACACCTGGGGTCGGGCCGGTGCTCAGCGATTGGGTGGCGGAGGCGACCGCCCGCGCCCGCCAATGGCGAGACAGAGACGCGGCGGATGTGCATCTGGCGGAGCTGACTGACCCGGCCTACCGCGAAAGGCTGGAGCGGATACCGGAGTACTGGAGTTGAACACGCCCAGGCGTTCGCCCACCCAGGGCGAGGCGGTGTCCGTCGCTGTGGCGGCGAGCGGGCTGGCCGGCCACGAGGTTTCGCCGGGCGCGCGTGATCTCCTCGATCGAATCGAGCGCGGCGTGCTGACCTACGACGAGGCCGTTGCCGAGGTCATCGCGGAGTTCGGGCAACCCGCCCGGTGACCCCGGCGCAGTGTGGGTATCAGGGCAGCGCAGTGTGGGCTATCATAGGTGGTGCCTGTTGCGTTGAGCTTCAGGAAGTGAGCCCGAGACCCGGCCGGACGACCGTGGCGCTCGGGCTTCGCGATTTTTGGGGCCTGGTCAC includes the following:
- a CDS encoding rep protein, whose product is MWTSRASWLDGLRRWAQSPALAQLCAEQRVSMTAATLLAIAAVMAEHADHATGRHVAVTRATIADTVGCDVRTVTAAWRVLRVSRWAVEAQRGHGSPTTPSVGRRPSVYHLVSRRDPRPADDQPVHDFHLPPSGGDGLLSPVGSNSPSVRARAHAANSPQQKPNPARHWRTTPRPLAAQRLAAELVACTHGLGRGHIGAICDALTAAGIDPALWSARAITDALDADMRTRGWNWPDEITSPGAFLSSRLRRLTWTTPPAPPRWRLRRHPHRPDAGQGDAHRRSAGTHRRRPRTHPPGAHRTHTTHPPCAHSVRAFRRTRATVYRRAHGAALPNEPEQAITRSAAVRRWRREECTEHADAEAFFRHLDRLVDDDAPSGSETAR
- a CDS encoding antitoxin VbhA family protein, yielding MSVAVAASGLAGHEVSPGARDLLDRIERGVLTYDEAVAEVIAEFGQPAR
- a CDS encoding relaxase domain-containing protein, translating into MLTIAKLGRWSVSYYVDTAREATAAARDDRARNGGLGEYYSESETRLPTWLVVGEDAQRAAELVGLTRVEALGGDADLDVVTRWLDDGVAPCGEVGRAFREGSVHGFDLTFCAPKSMSLLRALGDDVTDKAVADAHAYAIGEAMKYLAAHAGYTRTHNPHTGRKDLVRLPGSWPRRFSTRPHARVIHTCIRT